In Brevundimonas sp. SGAir0440, one DNA window encodes the following:
- a CDS encoding SirB1 family protein — protein sequence MTREEAEAVLTAAGQAEDDAFPLLEAAIACAIHDHPLRDPEPVRALARNACERLKERIGGEGPDEALAETLCADLRLNGDLIHYDHPDNTDIIAVAERRRGLSAVLAVFYLHAARAAGITAAGVDFPGHFMVRVETPEGPVALDPFSQGRLILPSELTRRALRAGLMPHVADRLDLLMAPVTDRQSLIRLQNVLFSRAIRGRDYEGAERSALRRALLDPEDHRPWLDVASAREKQGALAGSLQALARAQGLDGVEEARRFTTFERVRMQLN from the coding sequence ATGACGCGCGAGGAGGCCGAGGCCGTCCTGACCGCCGCCGGTCAGGCCGAAGACGACGCCTTTCCCTTGCTGGAGGCGGCGATCGCCTGCGCCATCCATGACCACCCGTTGCGTGATCCCGAGCCTGTGCGCGCCCTGGCCCGCAACGCCTGCGAGCGGCTGAAGGAGCGGATCGGCGGCGAAGGTCCCGACGAGGCCTTGGCCGAAACCCTGTGCGCCGACCTGCGGCTGAACGGGGACCTGATCCATTACGACCATCCCGACAACACCGACATCATCGCGGTCGCCGAGCGGCGGCGCGGCCTGTCCGCCGTGCTGGCGGTCTTCTATCTGCACGCGGCGCGCGCGGCCGGCATTACGGCGGCCGGCGTCGATTTTCCCGGCCATTTCATGGTTCGCGTCGAAACGCCGGAGGGACCCGTCGCCCTGGACCCGTTCAGCCAGGGTCGGCTGATCCTGCCCAGCGAACTGACCCGGCGCGCCCTTCGCGCCGGTCTGATGCCGCACGTCGCGGATAGGCTGGATCTTCTGATGGCGCCGGTGACGGATCGTCAGTCGCTGATCCGGCTGCAGAACGTGCTGTTCAGCCGCGCCATTCGCGGTCGGGATTATGAGGGCGCCGAGCGGTCGGCCCTGCGTCGCGCCCTGCTGGACCCCGAGGACCACCGGCCGTGGCTCGATGTCGCCTCGGCGCGCGAGAAACAGGGAGCGCTCGCCGGCTCGCTGCAGGCCCTGGCGCGCGCTCAGGGTCTGGACGGCGTCGAGGAGGCGCGGCGGTTCACGACCTTCGAGCGCGTGCGGATGCAGTTGAACTAA
- the rsmI gene encoding 16S rRNA (cytidine(1402)-2'-O)-methyltransferase yields the protein MSEPSPFPPAAPPPRRVEPGLYLVATPIGNLRDMTLRALDVLAAADLVLAEDTRVTAKLLSAYGLKAKLERCDDHASGRAAEQAIERLREGQVVALVSDAGTPLVSDPGFVVARAVIAEGLPVHPIPGASSLLAALCIAGLPADRVLFAGFLPPKTSGRTAALEALKSQRQTLVFFESGPRLKDSLTDMAAVLGPRPAAVARELTKLYEECVRGTLDDLAVDPRLDSPKGEIVVVVGPGEEVEATEADADAALIDALRTLSTGDAASEVAKALGLNRKTLYRRALELKGK from the coding sequence TTGAGCGAACCCTCGCCCTTTCCCCCCGCCGCCCCGCCGCCCCGGCGGGTTGAGCCGGGCCTCTATCTGGTCGCCACCCCGATCGGGAATCTGCGCGACATGACGCTGAGGGCGCTGGACGTGCTGGCCGCCGCCGATCTGGTGCTGGCCGAGGACACCCGCGTCACTGCCAAACTGCTGAGCGCCTATGGGCTGAAGGCGAAGCTGGAACGCTGCGACGACCATGCGTCCGGCCGCGCGGCCGAACAGGCGATCGAACGGTTGCGCGAGGGGCAAGTCGTGGCCCTGGTGTCGGACGCGGGCACGCCGTTGGTCAGCGACCCCGGCTTCGTCGTCGCCCGCGCGGTGATCGCCGAAGGCCTGCCCGTCCATCCGATCCCCGGCGCCTCGAGTCTGTTGGCCGCCCTGTGTATCGCTGGCCTGCCCGCCGACCGGGTGCTGTTCGCCGGCTTCCTGCCGCCCAAGACGTCCGGACGCACCGCCGCACTGGAAGCCTTGAAGAGCCAGCGCCAGACCCTGGTTTTCTTCGAAAGCGGACCGCGCCTGAAAGACAGTTTGACCGACATGGCCGCCGTGCTGGGGCCGCGCCCCGCCGCCGTCGCCCGCGAACTGACCAAACTCTATGAAGAGTGCGTGCGCGGGACGCTGGACGACTTGGCCGTCGATCCGCGTCTGGACAGTCCCAAGGGCGAGATCGTCGTCGTCGTCGGCCCCGGCGAAGAGGTCGAGGCGACCGAGGCCGACGCGGACGCCGCCCTGATCGACGCGCTTCGGACCTTATCGACCGGCGACGCCGCCTCCGAGGTGGCCAAGGCCCTGGGGCTGAACCGAAAGACCCTGTATCGCCGGGCGCTGGAGCTGAAGGGCAAGTGA
- a CDS encoding NADP-dependent malic enzyme, which yields MPDQTEKQTFSDDEALDFHRIPTPGKISMAPTKPMATQRDLSLAYSPGVAVPVLAIAADADKAYDYTSKGNLVAVISNGTAILGLGNLGHMASKPVMEGKSVLFKRFADVDSFDVEVKTTDPDEFITVVKNIGDTWGGINLEDIKSPECFVIESELQDLLDIPVFHDDQHGTAIISTAGLINAVHIAGKKLDEIKVVLAGAGAAGLSSIALMKAAGVKAENTVICDRDGVVYKGRDHGMDQWKAAHATDTPLRTLAEAMVGADVVLGLSAKGAITKEMVASMAPNPIIFAMANPDPEITPEDVKSVRSDAIIATGRSDYVNQVNNVLAFPYLFRGALDVRARRVNHEMKIACAQALAALAREDVPDEVAAAYRGRKLKFGPDYIIPTPFDPRLIWYIPPFIAQAAMDTGVARVQIEDMDAYRHALRSRVDPSAALMQKISSAVRGGPNKRVVFAEGEEPAVIRAAWGFKQADLGTPILVGREDLIRQNAAEAGLNFDELGIEITNARVSDHNVEDTDWLYEKLQRRGYLRRDVQRMINQDRNYFAATLVAKGRADAMVAGVTRNFNMALKEVQRVLDVDDTLIGLSILLAKGRTLFVADTTIHELPNAEELADIAIKAADTVRKLGRNPRVAFLSYSTFGNPPGDRAEKVREAIRILDKKGVDFEYEGEMPPEVALDPKGHAAYAFNRLTKPANVLVMPAIHSAAISTKLVQALGGATVIGPLLVGLEKPVQIVSLGASVSEIITAATFAAYDAGPAFQGSGLTSAPRPPAAVVER from the coding sequence ATGCCCGATCAGACCGAAAAGCAAACCTTCTCCGACGACGAAGCGCTGGACTTCCACCGCATCCCGACGCCGGGCAAGATTTCCATGGCGCCGACCAAGCCGATGGCGACCCAACGCGATCTGTCGCTGGCCTATTCCCCGGGCGTGGCCGTGCCGGTGCTGGCCATCGCCGCCGATGCGGACAAGGCCTACGACTACACCTCCAAGGGCAATCTGGTCGCCGTCATCTCGAACGGCACGGCGATCCTGGGCCTGGGCAACCTGGGTCACATGGCCTCCAAGCCGGTGATGGAGGGCAAGTCGGTCCTGTTCAAACGGTTCGCCGACGTCGACAGCTTCGACGTCGAGGTGAAGACCACCGACCCGGACGAGTTCATCACGGTCGTCAAGAACATCGGCGACACCTGGGGCGGCATCAATCTGGAGGACATCAAGTCCCCCGAATGCTTCGTCATCGAAAGCGAGCTTCAGGACCTGCTGGACATCCCCGTCTTCCACGACGACCAGCACGGCACCGCCATCATCTCGACCGCCGGCCTGATCAATGCGGTCCATATCGCCGGCAAGAAGCTGGACGAGATCAAGGTCGTTCTGGCCGGCGCCGGGGCGGCGGGCCTGTCCTCCATCGCCCTGATGAAGGCCGCGGGCGTCAAGGCCGAGAACACCGTGATCTGCGACCGCGACGGGGTCGTCTACAAGGGTCGCGACCACGGCATGGACCAGTGGAAGGCCGCCCACGCCACCGACACGCCCCTGCGCACCTTGGCCGAGGCCATGGTCGGCGCCGACGTGGTGCTGGGCTTGTCCGCCAAGGGCGCGATCACCAAGGAGATGGTCGCGTCGATGGCGCCCAATCCGATCATCTTCGCCATGGCCAACCCCGACCCCGAGATCACGCCCGAGGACGTCAAGTCGGTACGCTCGGACGCCATCATCGCCACCGGCCGCTCGGACTATGTGAACCAGGTCAACAACGTCCTGGCCTTCCCCTATCTGTTCCGAGGCGCGCTGGACGTGCGCGCGCGCCGCGTGAACCACGAGATGAAGATCGCCTGCGCCCAGGCCCTGGCCGCCCTGGCGCGCGAGGACGTGCCGGACGAGGTCGCCGCCGCCTATCGCGGACGCAAGCTGAAGTTCGGCCCGGACTACATCATCCCGACGCCCTTCGATCCGCGCCTGATCTGGTACATCCCGCCCTTCATCGCCCAGGCGGCGATGGACACCGGCGTGGCCCGCGTCCAGATCGAGGACATGGACGCCTATCGTCACGCGCTGCGTTCGCGCGTCGACCCGTCCGCCGCCCTGATGCAGAAGATCAGCTCGGCCGTGCGCGGCGGGCCGAACAAGCGCGTCGTCTTCGCCGAGGGTGAGGAACCCGCCGTCATCCGCGCCGCCTGGGGCTTCAAACAGGCCGACCTGGGCACGCCGATCCTGGTCGGACGCGAGGACCTGATCCGTCAGAACGCCGCCGAGGCCGGTCTGAACTTCGACGAACTGGGCATCGAGATCACCAACGCGCGCGTCTCTGACCACAATGTCGAGGATACCGACTGGCTGTACGAAAAACTCCAGCGCCGGGGCTATCTGCGCCGCGACGTCCAGCGGATGATCAATCAGGACCGCAACTATTTCGCCGCAACCCTGGTCGCCAAGGGCCGGGCCGACGCCATGGTCGCGGGCGTGACTCGCAACTTCAACATGGCGCTGAAGGAGGTCCAGCGCGTGCTGGACGTGGATGACACCCTGATCGGCCTGTCGATCCTGCTGGCCAAGGGTCGCACCCTGTTCGTCGCCGACACCACCATCCACGAACTGCCGAATGCCGAAGAGCTGGCCGACATCGCCATCAAGGCGGCCGACACCGTCAGAAAGCTGGGTCGCAATCCGCGCGTGGCCTTCCTGTCCTATTCCACCTTCGGCAACCCGCCCGGCGACCGCGCCGAGAAGGTGCGCGAGGCGATCCGCATCTTGGACAAGAAGGGCGTCGATTTCGAATACGAAGGCGAAATGCCGCCGGAAGTCGCGCTCGACCCCAAGGGTCACGCCGCCTACGCCTTCAACCGTCTGACCAAGCCGGCCAATGTCCTGGTCATGCCCGCCATCCATTCCGCCGCCATCTCGACCAAGCTGGTTCAGGCCCTGGGCGGCGCGACCGTGATCGGCCCGCTGCTGGTCGGTCTGGAGAAGCCGGTGCAGATCGTGTCTCTGGGCGCCTCGGTCAGCGAGATCATCACCGCCGCCACCTTCGCCGCCTATGACGCCGGTCCCGCCTTCCAGGGCTCGGGCCTGACCTCGGCGCCGCGCCCCCCCGCGGCCGTGGTCGAGCGTTGA
- a CDS encoding potassium channel family protein, producing MSQTETDPKDNGLRLRARLRYLYHGSQPAAVKFRLTVIVIDLAIIGFFLAAPILKNMGWAFYALDYFIAAILALDLAARAYAYANIKDWLKRPIVWVDLFVLATLLFPAWLFNLGFLRMLRLWTLLNSDFFWRTVGARFDDTRVEGIARALANLITFVFVATGFVYATFRGHDGIAGYVDALYFTVATLTTTGFGDVTLPGPWGRLLSIAVMLVGITLFLRLAQALIRPHKVHFPCDRCGLQNHDLDAVHCKACGKLLCIPDEG from the coding sequence GTGTCCCAGACCGAAACCGACCCCAAGGACAACGGCCTGCGACTGCGCGCCCGGCTGCGCTACCTGTATCATGGCAGTCAGCCGGCGGCGGTGAAGTTCCGCTTGACCGTCATTGTGATCGACCTGGCGATCATCGGCTTTTTCCTTGCCGCGCCCATCCTGAAGAACATGGGCTGGGCCTTCTATGCGCTGGACTATTTCATCGCCGCTATCCTGGCCCTGGACCTGGCCGCGCGAGCCTATGCCTATGCCAACATCAAGGACTGGCTGAAGCGGCCGATCGTCTGGGTCGACCTGTTCGTGCTGGCGACCCTGCTGTTTCCGGCCTGGCTGTTCAACCTCGGCTTCCTGCGGATGTTGCGGTTGTGGACCCTGCTGAATTCGGACTTCTTCTGGCGCACCGTGGGGGCGCGGTTCGACGATACGCGGGTCGAAGGCATCGCGCGGGCCCTGGCCAATCTGATCACCTTCGTCTTCGTGGCGACCGGCTTCGTCTATGCGACCTTCAGGGGGCATGACGGCATCGCCGGCTATGTGGATGCGCTGTATTTTACAGTGGCTACTCTGACGACGACTGGATTTGGCGACGTCACCCTGCCCGGGCCGTGGGGGCGCTTGCTGTCCATCGCTGTCATGCTGGTCGGCATCACCCTGTTCCTGCGCCTGGCGCAGGCCCTGATCCGACCGCACAAGGTGCATTTCCCGTGCGACCGCTGCGGCCTGCAGAACCACGACCTCGACGCCGTCCACTGCAAGGCGTGCGGCAAGCTGCTCTGCATTCCCGACGAGGGTTGA
- the dapF gene encoding diaminopimelate epimerase codes for MTRPFVKMNGAGNDFVVVNALEQPFAPGEDQIRALGDRQTGEGFDQLIAIEPSDTADAFMRVWNADGSMVETCGNALRCVGWLLMQANGSERVVIDTAGGPTTATRAGDHRVTVDMGKPRLDWTQVPLAEEMDTRGIELQVGPIDAPILHTPGAVSMGNPHVVFFTDCQDDGFVTGSGSLVEHHPLFPQGVNVGFANVLDRDHIRLRVWERGAGLTKACGTGACAALVATARRGLTERKATVVVDGGELVIDWDAATDHVLMTGPVEIERTGVLSF; via the coding sequence ATGACCCGTCCTTTCGTCAAGATGAACGGCGCCGGCAATGACTTCGTCGTCGTCAATGCGCTGGAACAGCCGTTCGCTCCCGGCGAGGACCAGATTCGTGCGCTGGGCGACCGGCAGACGGGCGAGGGCTTCGACCAGCTGATCGCCATCGAACCGTCAGACACGGCCGACGCCTTCATGCGGGTGTGGAACGCCGATGGATCGATGGTGGAGACCTGCGGCAACGCCCTCCGCTGCGTCGGCTGGCTGTTGATGCAGGCGAACGGATCAGAGCGCGTCGTCATCGATACGGCGGGCGGCCCGACCACCGCCACCCGCGCCGGCGACCACCGCGTGACCGTGGACATGGGCAAGCCTCGCCTGGACTGGACCCAGGTGCCGCTGGCCGAAGAAATGGACACGCGCGGGATAGAGCTTCAGGTCGGGCCGATCGACGCGCCGATCCTGCATACGCCCGGCGCCGTCTCCATGGGCAATCCGCACGTGGTCTTCTTCACCGACTGCCAGGACGACGGCTTCGTCACGGGATCCGGCTCGCTGGTCGAGCATCACCCGCTGTTCCCGCAAGGGGTCAATGTCGGCTTCGCAAACGTCCTGGACCGCGATCACATCCGCCTGCGGGTCTGGGAGCGGGGGGCCGGCCTGACCAAAGCCTGCGGCACCGGCGCCTGCGCCGCCCTGGTCGCCACCGCGCGGCGCGGCCTGACCGAACGCAAGGCGACGGTCGTCGTCGATGGCGGCGAACTGGTCATCGACTGGGATGCCGCGACCGATCACGTCCTGATGACCGGACCGGTCGAGATCGAACGGACGGGCGTGCTGTCGTTCTGA
- a CDS encoding prolyl oligopeptidase family protein → MRHLILSAAIPALLLAACASTPNMDEYFAPKPVATGGDGIVVSTNNRPPPHFPRDLTPAGVAAADDHLALEQVDGAEAMAFVAEENRKSLAALTGDPRYETFRAEAQAILTATDRIPSPSFLGDGIGNFWQDATNPKGVWRRTTLASYRTATPQWETLLDIDALSKAEGKDWVFKGADCLAPDDTRCLINLSDGGKDAVVVREFDLTTKRFVDAGFSLPEGKHRIEWLDRDTLLVATDFGAGTMTESGYPFIVKTLKRGQGLTQATEVYRGDQGDGGYGVSPAVYRDKDGKVTAVIITRPLDTFRSETWMMAHDGSTQKLGLPDRVSVFGAQGDLLIVSNDEAWTINGIAYKPGSLLSIPLNSLRTDRDDLSISNQAYLIYEPAARQSLGGVRVLDRQVAASLSDNVAGRLAIFENRGEFGWRRQDVTVPQNIAVGLGDSSKSKGEVFVSTQGFLTPPTLSLTSVGSTALTELKSAPAKFDASTHVVEQFEATSTDGTKIPYFVTRPRDMKLDGSNPTVMLGYGGFQVSLNPAYKPEMGKLWLERGGVFVQANIRGGGEFGPDWHQAALDGNRQKAFDDFAAVARDLEQRGITSPRRLGIYGRSNGGVLTSVSITQHPELFNAAVIESPLVDMLRYHELPAGASWIGEYGDPRIPEEAAWIAKYSAYQQLRPGQPYPRVYLTTNTRDDRVHPGHARKFAARLGDMGYDHLYYEDTAGGHSNDADPVANARRWARHYVYLSQQLMD, encoded by the coding sequence ATGCGTCACCTGATCCTGTCCGCCGCCATCCCGGCCCTTCTGCTGGCCGCCTGCGCGAGCACGCCGAACATGGACGAATATTTCGCCCCCAAACCTGTCGCGACCGGCGGCGACGGAATCGTGGTCTCGACCAACAACAGACCTCCGCCCCATTTCCCCCGCGATCTGACCCCGGCGGGCGTTGCGGCGGCGGACGATCATCTGGCGCTGGAGCAGGTGGACGGGGCCGAGGCCATGGCCTTCGTCGCCGAGGAAAACCGCAAGTCTCTGGCCGCCCTGACCGGCGATCCGCGCTACGAGACTTTCCGCGCCGAGGCCCAGGCGATCCTGACGGCCACCGACCGCATCCCCAGCCCATCCTTCCTGGGCGACGGCATCGGCAACTTCTGGCAGGACGCGACCAATCCCAAGGGCGTCTGGCGTCGCACGACGCTGGCCAGCTACCGCACCGCGACGCCGCAGTGGGAGACGCTGCTGGACATCGACGCCCTGTCCAAGGCCGAGGGCAAGGACTGGGTGTTCAAGGGCGCCGACTGCCTGGCGCCGGACGACACACGCTGCCTGATCAATCTGTCCGACGGCGGCAAGGACGCGGTGGTCGTGCGCGAGTTCGACCTGACCACCAAACGGTTTGTCGATGCGGGTTTCAGTCTGCCCGAGGGCAAGCACCGCATCGAATGGCTGGACCGCGACACGCTTCTGGTCGCCACCGACTTCGGCGCCGGAACCATGACCGAGTCCGGCTATCCCTTCATCGTCAAGACGCTGAAGCGCGGCCAGGGCCTGACCCAGGCGACCGAGGTCTATCGCGGCGACCAGGGCGACGGCGGCTACGGCGTCAGCCCGGCCGTCTATCGCGACAAGGACGGCAAGGTGACCGCCGTCATCATCACCCGCCCGCTGGACACCTTCCGCTCCGAGACGTGGATGATGGCCCACGACGGTTCCACCCAAAAGCTGGGCTTGCCGGATCGGGTCAGCGTCTTCGGCGCGCAGGGAGACCTGTTGATCGTCTCCAACGACGAGGCCTGGACCATCAACGGCATCGCCTACAAGCCCGGTTCGCTGCTTTCGATCCCGCTGAACAGTCTGCGGACCGACCGCGACGATCTGAGCATCAGCAATCAGGCCTATCTGATCTATGAACCGGCCGCGCGCCAATCTTTGGGTGGCGTGCGAGTTCTGGACCGCCAGGTCGCCGCGTCTCTGTCCGACAATGTGGCCGGGCGGTTGGCGATCTTCGAGAACCGGGGCGAGTTCGGCTGGCGGCGTCAGGACGTCACCGTGCCCCAGAACATCGCCGTCGGTCTGGGCGATTCCTCCAAGTCGAAGGGCGAGGTCTTCGTGTCGACCCAGGGATTCCTGACGCCCCCGACTTTGAGCCTGACTTCAGTCGGTTCGACCGCCCTGACAGAGCTGAAATCCGCTCCGGCCAAGTTCGACGCATCGACCCATGTGGTGGAGCAGTTCGAGGCGACCTCGACTGACGGGACCAAGATCCCCTATTTCGTCACCCGCCCGCGCGACATGAAGCTGGACGGGTCGAACCCGACCGTCATGCTGGGATACGGCGGTTTCCAAGTCAGCCTGAACCCGGCCTACAAGCCCGAGATGGGCAAGCTGTGGCTGGAGCGGGGCGGGGTCTTCGTCCAGGCCAACATCCGTGGTGGCGGCGAGTTCGGTCCCGACTGGCACCAGGCGGCGCTGGACGGGAACCGCCAGAAGGCCTTTGACGATTTCGCCGCCGTGGCGCGCGATCTGGAACAGCGCGGGATCACCAGCCCGCGTCGCCTGGGCATCTATGGCCGGTCGAACGGCGGGGTCCTGACCTCGGTGTCGATCACCCAGCACCCGGAGCTGTTCAACGCGGCGGTGATCGAGAGCCCGCTGGTGGACATGCTGCGCTATCACGAACTGCCGGCCGGGGCGTCGTGGATCGGCGAATACGGCGACCCGCGCATCCCGGAAGAAGCCGCATGGATCGCCAAATATTCCGCCTATCAGCAGCTCCGTCCGGGCCAACCCTATCCGCGCGTCTATCTGACCACCAATACGCGCGACGACCGGGTCCATCCGGGCCATGCGCGCAAGTTCGCCGCGCGCCTGGGCGATATGGGCTATGACCACCTCTATTATGAGGACACGGCCGGCGGCCACTCCAACGACGCCGACCCGGTCGCCAACGCCCGTCGCTGGGCCCGCCATTATGTCTATCTGTCGCAACAGCTGATGGATTGA
- a CDS encoding YraN family protein, with the protein MSRPAPVRRPKAAWRQAKGGTAFQSGHAAEWIAAFWLILRGYRVLGFRLKSRAGEIDLLVCRGPVLAVVEVKRRATMEAALLALKPVQYDRLVAAGEAIRRNRPGLQRLELRIDMVALAPWRVPRHLRGVERR; encoded by the coding sequence CTGTCTCGTCCCGCGCCGGTCCGTCGCCCAAAGGCGGCGTGGCGTCAGGCGAAGGGCGGGACGGCGTTCCAATCCGGTCACGCCGCCGAATGGATCGCAGCCTTCTGGCTGATCCTGCGCGGCTATCGCGTGCTGGGGTTCCGTCTGAAGAGCCGGGCCGGCGAGATCGACCTGCTGGTCTGTCGCGGTCCGGTGCTGGCGGTCGTAGAGGTCAAGCGCCGCGCGACGATGGAGGCGGCCCTGCTGGCGCTGAAGCCGGTCCAGTACGATCGACTGGTCGCAGCGGGCGAGGCGATCCGGCGCAATCGGCCGGGCCTGCAACGTCTGGAATTGAGAATTGATATGGTGGCGCTGGCTCCCTGGCGCGTTCCACGTCATCTTCGCGGCGTCGAGAGGCGCTGA
- a CDS encoding prolyl oligopeptidase family protein: MIRASAVALATLLASTSLTSVSMAQTPASSPAPASGGFATSDATDPYLWLEEVEGERAMEWVKAHNERTFAVLQGDPRYETLHQQALEIVQAQDRIPSPGFTHDGHIDNFWQDAQHVRGLWRRTTLDSYRTATPEWQTILDIDALAAAEGQNWVYKGSTCLQPEERYCLISLSNGGKDAVTLREFDTVERKFVDGGITLPESKGGASWIDKDTLLISRDFGPGTLTNSGYPMVVKRMKRGQTPDQAETLFTGQPTDVSVSGYTLRDADGAVKATLINRSVDFYSSETWRLGDDGALTQLQLPPKSDITGLVQGQLLVSLKQDWTAPSGQDLKTGDLIAWPLEAWLANQATPAQLVLRPTERQAIEGVNVTRNRLVVALYDNVRGSVRVYTPGPEGRGGEWAHTTLDLPQNVSVGVGSASEKDDKVFVSVTGYLNPSSLWLADAATGAVDQVKSMPAKFDAAGMTVEQHEARSADGTMIPYFVVHKADMPLDGSNPTLLYGYGGFESSLLPGYSATVGKLWLERGGVYVIANTRGGGEFGPRWHEAALEQNRQRAHEDFQAVALDLIARDITSQPKLGIMGGSQGGLFMGAMLTQRPDLINAAVIQVPLFDMLRFHKLLAGASWIGEYGNPDIPEQRAWIEQYSPYQNLRAGQPYPEVFIHTSTKDDRVHPGHARKAAARLEELGYPVLFYENVDGGHAAGANLRETARRLALEYTYLSRRLMDTPAQE; the protein is encoded by the coding sequence ATGATCCGTGCTTCCGCCGTCGCGCTTGCGACGCTTCTCGCCTCCACCAGCCTGACCTCGGTATCCATGGCCCAGACCCCCGCCTCCTCTCCCGCTCCAGCCTCTGGCGGCTTCGCGACCAGCGACGCGACCGACCCCTATCTGTGGCTCGAAGAGGTCGAGGGCGAGCGGGCGATGGAGTGGGTCAAGGCCCACAACGAACGCACCTTCGCCGTCCTGCAGGGCGATCCCCGCTACGAAACCCTGCATCAGCAGGCGCTGGAGATCGTCCAGGCCCAGGACCGCATCCCGTCGCCCGGCTTCACCCACGACGGCCATATCGACAACTTCTGGCAGGACGCCCAGCATGTGCGCGGGCTGTGGCGCCGCACGACGCTGGACAGCTATCGCACCGCCACGCCCGAGTGGCAGACCATCCTAGACATCGACGCCCTGGCGGCGGCCGAGGGCCAGAACTGGGTCTACAAGGGCTCGACCTGCCTTCAGCCCGAAGAGCGCTACTGCCTGATCAGCCTGTCGAACGGCGGCAAGGACGCGGTGACCCTGCGCGAGTTCGACACGGTCGAGCGCAAGTTCGTCGACGGCGGCATCACCCTGCCGGAATCCAAGGGCGGCGCATCCTGGATCGACAAGGACACCCTGCTGATCTCGCGCGACTTCGGTCCCGGCACCCTGACCAACTCGGGCTATCCGATGGTGGTCAAGCGGATGAAGCGCGGTCAGACGCCCGACCAGGCCGAGACCCTGTTCACCGGCCAGCCGACCGACGTTTCGGTGTCCGGCTATACGCTTCGCGACGCCGACGGGGCGGTGAAGGCGACGTTGATCAACCGTTCGGTAGACTTCTATTCGTCCGAGACCTGGCGGCTGGGCGACGACGGCGCCCTGACCCAGCTTCAACTGCCGCCCAAGTCCGACATCACCGGCCTGGTTCAGGGGCAGCTTCTGGTGTCGCTGAAACAGGACTGGACCGCGCCGTCGGGTCAGGATTTGAAGACCGGCGACCTGATCGCCTGGCCGCTCGAGGCCTGGCTGGCCAATCAGGCGACGCCGGCCCAGCTGGTGCTGCGTCCCACCGAGCGTCAGGCCATCGAGGGTGTCAACGTCACGCGCAACCGGCTGGTCGTCGCCCTGTACGACAATGTGCGCGGCTCGGTGCGGGTCTACACGCCCGGCCCAGAAGGGCGTGGCGGCGAATGGGCGCACACGACGCTGGACCTGCCCCAGAACGTCTCGGTCGGCGTCGGTTCGGCCTCGGAGAAGGACGACAAGGTCTTCGTCAGCGTCACTGGCTATCTGAACCCATCCAGCCTGTGGCTGGCCGATGCGGCGACCGGCGCGGTCGATCAGGTCAAGTCGATGCCGGCCAAGTTCGACGCTGCCGGCATGACGGTCGAACAGCACGAGGCCCGTTCGGCCGACGGGACTATGATCCCCTATTTCGTGGTGCATAAGGCGGACATGCCGCTGGACGGCTCCAACCCCACGCTGCTGTACGGCTACGGCGGGTTCGAAAGCTCGCTGCTGCCCGGCTATTCGGCGACGGTCGGCAAGCTGTGGCTGGAGCGGGGCGGCGTCTATGTCATCGCCAATACGCGCGGCGGCGGCGAGTTCGGACCCCGCTGGCACGAGGCAGCCCTTGAACAGAACCGCCAGCGCGCGCATGAGGATTTCCAGGCCGTGGCCCTGGACCTGATCGCCCGCGACATCACCAGCCAGCCCAAGCTGGGCATAATGGGCGGTTCGCAAGGCGGGCTGTTCATGGGCGCGATGCTGACCCAGCGACCCGACCTGATCAACGCCGCGGTCATTCAGGTGCCGCTGTTCGACATGCTGCGCTTCCACAAGCTTCTCGCCGGCGCCTCGTGGATCGGCGAATACGGCAACCCCGACATCCCCGAGCAGCGCGCCTGGATCGAGCAGTATTCGCCGTATCAGAACCTGCGCGCGGGCCAGCCCTACCCCGAGGTCTTCATCCATACCTCGACCAAGGACGACCGCGTCCATCCGGGCCATGCCCGCAAGGCGGCGGCGCGGCTGGAGGAACTGGGCTATCCGGTTCTGTTCTACGAAAACGTCGACGGCGGCCACGCGGCCGGGGCCAACTTGCGCGAAACCGCGCGTCGCCTGGCGCTGGAATACACCTATCTGTCGCGCCGTCTGATGGACACGCCGGCGCAGGAATAG